Genomic DNA from Carnobacterium gallinarum DSM 4847:
ACTTACGGAAGAGGTTGGAGAGCTAGCTCGTGAAGTAAATCATCAGTACGGGGAGAAGAGTAAGAAATCAACAGAGACAACTAAAGAAGTAAGTGAAGAGCTTGGAGATGTGTTATTTGTTGTTCTATCGATGGCTAACTCATTAGATATTGATATGACAGAAGCCTTTGATCAAGTGATGGGGAAATTTAATCAACGGGATAAATTCCGTTTTGAAAGGAATGATGAAAAGCATGATTAAAATTATTATTGCTGGATTTAAAGGGAAGATGGGGTTAACTGCTACAAAAATGGTATTAGACCGCGAAAATTTTGAATTAGTTGGTGTTTTAGATCCCTTTGCTGTAGAAACAAATTTAAATCAATTTGCAGAATTTGCCAATGAAGA
This window encodes:
- a CDS encoding nucleotide pyrophosphohydrolase, with product MQQEVDTYIGQFKVGYFSPLGQMARLTEEVGELAREVNHQYGEKSKKSTETTKEVSEELGDVLFVVLSMANSLDIDMTEAFDQVMGKFNQRDKFRFERNDEKHD